The Myxococcales bacterium region GGCGTCGCCCCAGCTATGCCTCGAGCGCGCCGCACAGATGCCAGGGCAGACGTCCTTTGAGCAAATGCTCTGGCAAACGGCCCTCTGGTGCGCCGGCGAACGGTAGCCGCTCGTCACGCGGACGGCTTCGCCGAGCGCTTCTCGGTAGCGGTTGAGCTTCTCCACGAGCAGCGGCGAGAGCAGGACCTTCGTCGTGTAGGGCAACGAGGTGCCGACTAACTCCCGAAGGGTGAAGTACTTCCCGAGCTTGACGTCGAGGTCGTAGCGAGTGCCCGTAACCGCGTCGGTGAGTTCGTCGGTGTCGATGAAGCAGCGCGGCAGCGGATAGTTCGGCTCCTCCGCGAGGGGCGCGTACGCGGCTGTGAGGGTGGCGTCGGCGACGGTCCGCAGGGCCACATCGCCGGGGAAGGTGAGGACCGGGCAGGGGCTCGCCGCGTCAGGGGCGGCTCCCGTGTCTGGCGGAGCCGGTAGCGCAGTGTCGGCAGAGCCGGCGTCGACGTCCTCGGAAGGCGTCGGGCCCTCCTCCGCTTCCTCCGGGGTGCGCTCGCCACACGCGGGGACTGAGGCGAGCGCCACAGCGACGACGATCAGGAAGCGCGCTCGCATTCTAGAGCGTCCTTTGCAAAGTGCGTGCAGAGTCGGGCGCCGCCGCGACAGGCTCAAGGGTGCCAAGTTTGCCTCCTCATCCAACGCGATCCCGCGTGCGTGCGAGTGCCCGAGAGGGTAGCCCGATCCATGAGGCCGCGGGCCGCTGGTGGCCCCGGCGGCGCTCCCGCGAAGCTCGCTTCGCAGCCGAGGCCTATTTTTCGGCCTCCAGACCCGCATTTTTGTTTGCAACTTCCCCACAAAGCGCGCATCCCAAGTGGATACGGTTCGCCCGAGCAGCCCCGGGGCGGCCCAAACCAGGGGATGGCAGCAGCACAGATCACACGAGCGCTTTCTTTCCTTGATGCGAAGTCGGCAAAGGCCGAAGTCCGCGTCGGGATCCACGACGCCAGCCGGCTGGAGTGGAGCGCATCGGTACCTCTGCCGGAGAGCCGCTCCGTTCGCTACGAGCTCGAGGCGGTCCTCCAGATCCCGTCGAACGCCTTCGCGAAGCACGCGCCCTGGGACCAGCTCCAATCGTTTACCCGGCTTGACGGTCCGGCCGAGCCGGTGCGCTCCGGCGATCCGGTCACCATCGACGCGCTTCGTCGCCGCGCCGTGGCCATCGCCGCTTGCCTGTCGCGAGCGAGCGATGGCTTTTCCCGTGATTGCCGCCTCGCGGCTTCCCTGATCCATCGCGCGCCGCCGGCCGACCTCGAAGAACGTCTCCGCGGCTGGACCGAGACCGTCGGCACCGTCGTCGAGGAGGCGCGTGTTCACTTTGGAGCCCGCCAGGAGAACGATCCCGCCGAGCTCGCGCGCGAGCGCCGCTTGGCGGACGAATACGTCAGTGTTCGCCTCCTTGAGTTTCTCGCGGGGGTCGAGCGCGCGCTCCGCTCGATGCTCGAGTCACGCGCACCCCACGCCGACACCTTCCGTTCCCTCGTCGACGTGCTCGAAGCTGGCGTCGCGGACGCGCTCGAGCTGGAGCTCGGGCACCGTCAAGCGTGCGGCTACGTCCGCGCCGATGCAGGCTCTGCGGTTCAGCTGGAGCGGTACCTGGATCGAGCGAGCCAACTGAAGAAGCACTTCCAAGAGGTGCTCTTCCTCGAAGCCGAGCGCATCGTCGTCTCGGAGCGAATTCACCATTGGGCCGCGGGCGTCGCGGCGCTGATCGCGTCGTCGTGGGCTTTCGCGGCGCAGGTGTTCTTGTTGTCGCAACCCGCGTCCACCACGACGACCATCAGCTCGGGCTTGCTGCTCATCGGCGTCTTGGGCGGTGTCGTGTACGTCGTCAAAGACCGCTTGAAGGAGATGGGACGCTCCTGGATCTTCGGCCAAATGGGGCGCTTCTACGCGCAACGCGTGGCCCGCTATCGCGCGCCCGTTCGTCGCCTGACCTCACGCGATGTGGTCGTCTCGGCGCGCGAATCCTTCGAACAGGCCACGCAGAGTCACCCCGACCCGCTCAACCCCGAGAGCGGCGCGCGCGTCAACGCCACGGTCATCCGCTACGTCCACAAGGGCGTCGTCTCGCCGCAGCCGACCTTGACCAAAGAGGGCGTGCGAGGCATCAAGCACGTCTTCCGCTACGATCTCTCGCCGCTCTTCGCTCGCCTCGACGACTCGATCAAACAGGTGCCGGTGCTTGAGCCCACGTCGCGTCGCGTTCGCTTCGTCGACGCCCCGCGCTGCTACCGCCTTCCCGTGAAGCTGGTCCTCAGCTGCGACGGCGTCCGGACCGAAGAGTCGGTGACCTTGGTGGTGCACAAGCGCGGTCTCGATCGCCTCGAACGAGACGCCGACGCGATTCCCGACATCTGGCGCCTCGAACCTGAGCCGGAGACGGAGCTCGGCCCCGACAGCGACAGCGATCTCGCCGCGCGCGTCGCGATGCCTAGCCAGGTCTAACGCGCCCGTTCCCGAATGCGCTGGATACCAGGACAAGGCCGGACACCAGTCGACCGTGATGCGCGGCCTGCGATGAGCTATTGACGCTCCGTGGACCGCGCTCGCGTTTTCTTCGACATCGACCCCACGTGGCTGGTCCACCACGACCGCTCGCTCCTCGTGGTCGACAAGCCGGAGGGAGTTCCGACGCAGGCGGCCGACCCAGCGGTCCCCGATGATCTCGTCACCCGCCTGAAGCGTCACTTCGAGGCCACCCACGAGGACGACTACCTCGGGACGCATCAGCGCCTCGATCGGGACACCTCCGGGCTCCTCCTTTTCACCCGGCGCCGCGAGGCCAACGCGTCCATCGCGGCGCAGTTCGAGGGGCGCACCGTTGGCAAGCGCTACGTGGCTGCCGTCTCGCGCTGGTCGGAGCGCCGGAAGGAGGTCACCCTCGACGACCACCTCGTTCGCGGCGACGAAGGCCTGATGGTCGTTGTGCCCAGCGGCCGGCGCGGCGCGCAGCGTGCCCGCACTGTGGTCCGGGTCCTCGAGCGGCGCGGGGAGCGCGCGCTGCTTGAGTTGACGCTCGTCACTGGCCGGACGCACCAAGCGCGCGTGCAGCTTGCACACGCCGGCTTCGCCATCGCGGGGGACGTCCTCTACGGGGGCGCCCCAGCGCCGCGCCTCATGCTCCACGCGCGGTCCCTCACGGTCGTGCACCCGGACACGAAGCGGCCGGTGGCGTTCGAGAGCCGCGTCCCCGCGGACTTTGCGTTGTGGCTCGAACGAGGTGACCTCGGCGAAGGCATTTACGACGACGACGCGGCGCTTCGCCGTGCCCTCGCGCGCGCCCTGATTCGCCGCTACGGACTCGCGCGCTCTGCCGGGCCTCGCGCCACCACGGCGTTTCGTCTCGTCAACGAGGCCGGTGATGGCCTTCCTCGACTTGCCATCGATGCCTACGCCGAGCACCTGGTGGTTCAGCTCTACCGTGACAACGACGATGGGCGCGACGATGGACCCTGGGCCGACAAGGCGCGTCGCGAGCGAGTCCTCGACCGCGTCCACGAACTCGGCTTCGATGGCATTTACCTGAAGGTGCGGCCGCGTCAGGCGAACACGTTGGTGGATACGCGTCGCGATGACCTCGCGCCGCGTGAACCGGTTCGCGGCACACCAGCGCCAGTCGAGCTCGTGGTTCTTGAGGAGGGCATGCCCGTCGAGGTGCGCCTTGGCGACGGCCTCTCGACAGGAGTATTTCTTGATCAGCGCGCGAATCGCCGTCGCATCAGGGAAATGGCGGCGTCGAAGTCGCTGCTCAATCTCTTCTCCTACACCTGCGGGTTCACGCTCGCAGCGGTGATGGGGGGAGCGACGCGTACCGTTAGCGTCGACGCGTCGACGGCGGCGCTCGAGCGCGGCCGCCAAGGCCTGATGCGCCTCGGCGCGGACCTCAAGGCGCACACCTTTGTTGCGGAGGATGCCTTCGCCTACTTAGAGCGCGCGGCCCGCAAGAAGGAAACGTTCGACCTCGTGGTCCTCGACCCGCCGAGCTATTCGAAGTCGAAGAAGCATCGCTTCGTTGCCGACAGCGACTACGCGAAGCTCGCCGCGTTAGCTCTCCGCGTCGTGTCGCCCGGTGGAGCGCTCTTCGCGTCGACCAACCACCGCGGGATCCGTCGGGCAAAGTTCCGGCGCATGCTCCTCGACGCCGGCCGGTTGGCCGAGATCGACGTGGCCCAGGCGAAGGACCTGCCCGACCCGTCGGACTATCCGACGCCGCCCAACGTGGAGCCGCACCTCAAGTGCGCGCTGGTGACCCGACGCTGACCCGGGGGCGGCGCCGCCGGCCACCGCTCTTGACCCTGCAATCGCGCGGAATGGCAGCGGTTTGGGGCGCCTCCAGAAAACTAGCGCGGCGCCTGTAAGGCGTCGCTGCGGGCCGCGTTTCTTAGGCATTGGAGGGTTGGACAATGCGCTTTTTCGCTCTGGTCTTGGGTCTTGGTGTTGCTTCGATGGGCTGCGGCGGTGCGATGTCGCCAGCCGCCAAGACCGCCATGGCGCCGGCCGACGCGCCGGCCCCCAACCAGGCCGGCTACCCATCCAGTTACGCTAGCGCCGACATGGCTCCCGGCGGCGGGGCCCAACCCGCTCCGGCGAGTGCGAGCCTGGATCGCCGGGCAGCTGAGAGCGCCCCGAGCACCCGCGCCGAGGCCGAAGCCCCCGCGCGCAAGGAGCGTCCTGGTCTGGGTACCGAATGGGGCGAGTCGCGGGCCTCGCGCATCCGTGAGGTGGGCTTCGTTCGCGGCGGCGATGAGCCGAGCAGCGTCGTCTCGCTCCACTACAACGATCGCGATGGCGCTCGCGCGCTCGCCAGCTTCCAAGGTGCCCGCCCCATCCCCGCCGGCAGCCTCACGGCGCTCGGTGGCGCGGTCCGCGTGACCTTGGAAGGGGAGGGCGGCTCGTCGCTTGAGACCTTCCGCGTCGGTGATCGCAGCGTCGTCCTCGGCTCCGCTGGCCAGCGCTACACGATCGTGCTCACGAACCGGACCGGCCGTCGCTTCGAGACGGTCGCGAGCGTCGATGGCCTCGACGTCATCTCGGGGCGTTCCGCCTCGTTCGAGCAGCGCGGCTACGTGCTGCTGCCCTTCGCGACGCTCCGCATCGAGGGCTTCCGCCAGAGCGACCGCGCCGTCGCTGCCTTCCGCTTCTCGAAGGTCTCCGAGTCCTATGCGGCCCAGTCCGGCGGCTCGACGCGCAACGTCGGGGTCATCGGCCTCGCGTTCTTCCGTGAACGAGGCGAAGCCGAGTGGACCGACAGCGAACTCGAGATGCGCGACAGCGCCAGCCCTTTCCCCGGCGAGTCAAACCGGTTCGCGCGCCCCCCTCGCTGAGGTCAGCGAACGAGCGAGAGGCGCGGTCCGACGGCGAACGACGCGACGTGTCCGCTCTCTTCGGCGACGTAGACGTCGCAGCGTTCATCGACGCGAAGCAAGTCGGGGATCGCGTCGCAGGGCCCAATGGTCGCCAACTGGGCGCCGTCTGCGGGGCGGAAGACGTGCACGTCGGTGTGGGGCACGAAGAGGGCGCCGGAACGCAAGACCGGCTCCAAGCGTCGGGGAATGTCGCTCTCCATGACGCGCCCGAGGAGGTGTCGGTAGTGAATCTTTCCCGTCTCGCCGTGGACCGCGATGAGCTCACCGGTCGGTGAGTTGCCGATGACGAGGTCGTCGACGGTAAGCCACGAGGTGCCAACGGGCGCGAGCGTCGAGTCCTGTCGCCAAGCCGTGGCGCCCGACTCGCGATCGAAGGCGACGAGGCGCACGCCATAACGATCGCGCACGGTGCAGACGGCCAAAGGCCCCGCCGCGAGGGGAGTTGCTTCCACGTTGGCGGGCCCCTCCGCGATGGCGCTGCGGAAGCGAACCTCACCGGAATAGGGGTCAATGCCCCAGAGCTCTGCCAGTGAGCTCATGCCGCCGGCGACGGCGAAGAGCACCTCGTTGCCCAGGACCGGCGCGCTGCGGAAGCGCAAGCGGCTCCGGACGCGCCACACGACCTCGCCCGTTTGAACGTCGATGGCCGTGAGCGCGCTGTCGCCGCTCGCGACGTAGAGCAGACGGCCGTGGCGCCGGAGGCGAGGCGCTCCTCCGCGCCCCCAGGCGTAGCGCCACCGCGGCTCGCCGCTCGCGAGGTCGATGGCGACGAGGTGGCGTTCGCCCTCGGTCACGACCAAGAGCTTGGGGAGGCCCGGTGCGTTGACGACGGTCCCCGCTGGCGGGCCCCCGAGCCGTGGCCTAATGCGGGCGCGCAGGGTGACCTCTCCGGTGCCGAAGTCGTGGACGTCGATGTGCCCGTCGGCGACGACGCGCGCGATGCCGCCCGGGGTGACCACCGCCGTGCCGCGAACCGTGGGAACGCGCCACAAGATCCGGCCCGAGGCTCGATCGAGGCAGAAGGTCTCGAGGGTGGCACCGACGACGATGCGATCGCCGCACAGGAACGTCGCGCGGAGATCGATCCCGGGCACGAGCGCTCGCCAACGCGGCGCGTAGCGAAGCCGTGTCCCGGCGAGGTCGGCGGTGGAGACGGCGGGCCGCGAGCGCTCCGCGAAGGCGCGGTAGGGCTCGGGCTCCTTGTTGAGCAACATGTCGTCTCGGTAGACCTCACGGAGCGCTGCTTCCGCGTCGCGAAGCGCCCTTCGGAACGCCCCAAGACGGAGGTTCATGCACTGGCTCCGGTCGCGGCGAAGAACGCCCCGCACGAGCGAGCGACCAAAAGAAATGGCGCACTCGACGATGTCGACGACGGTCAGGGCTGGAAAGGTGTAAGATGCACTCTTGCCGCTGTCGCCGCGGATTGCGACGGCGGAGAGCGTAAGGAGCGCCGTGCCGCCTTCCGCGACGCGAATGCCGACGAGGACGCCGCCGCCTTCCTGCCGTACGAAGTGTTCGCGTCCCCGCTCCCAGGCGTGGAGCGACGCTACGGCCAACTCCAGGAAACGTTCGGCGAACACGAAGGGGTGCCCTTCGCCGAGCTCCACGGCGCGACCCCGGGCCTCGGCGCGGAGGCGCCCGCGGAACAGGAGCGCGTGCAGATCCGTCCGCTCGACTCGCGCAGCTTCCGGCGCCGCCGGCACCGTGGAGGGTCGAACGGAGAAATCGCAGCCGAGGGCCACCGGCGCGTCGCGATCAATGTCGACGGTCACGACCGACGCCGGCTGCATCGAAGTGCCGCGCGGCGAACGGTCAACGGAGGCCAGCGCGAGGGCCGCCTGCTCGAGGTCGAAGTGCAGCGCGTCGGCGTGGCCTTCCTTCGCGAGAGCGCCTGAAACGGCGGCCGTCAGCGCGTCGATGACATCGAGGAATGGCACGCTGGCGTCGTGGACCGTGACGCGCGGGCACGGGCCCGCGCGATAGACGCTCAAGCTCGCGGCGTCTCCGAACCGCTCGAGGCACAGCTCCCAGGGCTCGTCGTAGAAGCGCACGAGCGTCTTGCCCGTGTCGCGCTTGCCGAGCGCCGCCGCGGCCACGGCCAGGTCGCGCAGCGCGGCCGTCGCGTGCCGCGAGCCGACGCGGGCGCGCACTCCGTCGGCGTCCTCGCCGCTCACGAACACGTCCAGTACCTCGCGGGCGTCGCGGCCGTCACCTCTCCTCTTGGGACGAGAGCCCGAGGCGGGAGCTGCGTGGGTGTCGTTGGGAGAGACTTCCGTCTCTCGGTCTTCGGCGACGAAGATCTCGAAGCTGCGCATTCGGTTTTGGTGGGGTCCGCGGGTAGGGGAACTGCGAGGGAGAGAGCGGGCGCGCCGCTGCCGGCGAAGACCCGAGCCGAATCCTAAGAACGCCACCCCAATCGAGGTAGTTTTCTGCGACGTATGTCGCGGATTGGACGGCGGAAAAGCGAAGGTGGTAGGGCGCCGCTTCGCCTACCATCGCGGCATGGATAACGACGCGGTGGCGAGGGCGCTCTTGGAGCTTGCCGACGTTCTGGAGCTCGGGGGAGAGGCGCCCTTTCGGGTGCGCGCCTTTCGCAATGGCGCGCGCGCCGTGGAAGGCCTCGGTGAATCGCTCGTGGAGGCGCTCAAGAGCGGCGGGGGCGCCCTCGAGGGCGTGCCCGGCATCGGCGACGGCGTCCTTCGCCGCGTCAAAGAGCTGGTGTCGACGGGCGCGCTCCGCGAGCTCGAGGAGGCGCGCGCCAAGCTTCCGCCAGGGCTGACGGAGCTCATCAACGTGCCCGGCATGGGCATCAAGACGGCGCAGCAGATGTGGCACGAGCGGGGCATCACGACTCTCGACGCCTTGGAGGCGGCCGCGAGAGCCGGCGAACTGGCGAGCCTGCCGCGCTTTGGGAAGAAGAAGGAGGAGAAGCTCCTCGGCGCCATCACGGCGTACCGGGCGCGCGCCAGCGCGCCGAAGCGTTGGCCCATGGCGGAAGCCTTGGCTCTCGCTGAGCTCCTCTGCGAACGCGTCCGGGCGCTGCCGGGGGTCTTGGCATGCGAATACGCCGGGAGCCTTCGCCGCAGGCGCGAGACCGTGGGCGATCTCGACGTCTTGGTGGCGGCAAGCGAAGACGCGACCGCGAGCATCATGGACGCCTGGGCCACGATGCCCGAGGTCGCCGAGATCCTCGGCAAGGGCGACACCAAGACGACGGTCGTCCTCAAGAGCGGTCTCCAGGCCGATCTGCGCGTGGTGCCGAAGGAATCCTTCGGCGCGGCGCTTCAGTACTTCACCGGCTCGAAGGACCACAACGTGGCCATGCGCACGCTGGCGGTACGCCGCGGTCTCAAGGTCAACGAGTACGGAGTCTACGACACGGCGGGCAGCGCCGTCGCCGGCGACACCGAAGAGGGCGTCTACGAGTCGCTAGGTCTCCGCTGGATGACGCCCGAGCTGCGCGAGAATCGCGGCGAAATTGAGGCCGCGAAGGATGGCTCGTTGCCGCGCCTCGTGGAGCTCGCCGACCTTCGCGGCGACCTCCACATGCACACCAAAGAGACCGACGGCGCCGCGACCATCGTCGAGATGGCGCTCGCGGCCAAGGCCAAGGGCCGCAGCTACATCGCCGTCACCGACCATTCGCAGGCGCTCGGCATCGCCAATGGGATGACCCCGGAGCGTCTCCGCGAGCACGTGAAACGCATTCGCCAAGCGGAAGAGGAGGCGGGATTCCGAATCCTCGCCGGCGTCGAGGCGGACATCCTCGCCGACGGCAGCCTCGACCTCGTGCAGGAGCTCGGCGGGCTCGATTGGGTGGTGGGCAGCGTCCATTCGAAGCTCGACATGCCCAAAGACGAGATGACCAAGCGCATCGTTCGCGCCATCGAGTCGGGGCTCATCGATTGCGTTGGCCACATCACGGGCCGCCTCTTGGGCGGGCGCGACGGCAGCCCCATGGACTTGGACGCGATCCTCGAGGCGCTGGCCCGCGTTGGCGTCGCCATCGAGCTCAACGCGTCGCCGCTCCGGCTCGACATCTCCGAAAACGGTGCCCGCATGGCACGAGAACGAGGCGTCCCCGTCGCCATCAACTCCGACGCCCACTCGACGCGCGAGCTGGACCACCTGCGCTATGGCGTCGGCATCGCGAGGCGCGCGTGGCTGGGGCCCGAGCATGTGCTCACCACCAAAACGGCCGACGAGCTGATGGCGTGGCGAAAAAGTCGCCGCGCGAATTGATTGAAAAAAAGAAACGGCGGCGACTCGCGTCACCGCCGCTTCGTGTCTCCGCCCGGGTGAAGCCCGGGCGGCTCTTGCTTCAGCGCGGTCCGCGACCGCCGCCGCCACCGCCGCGACGGTCGTCGCGACCGCCACGACCGCCGCCGGGGCCGCTGCGGCGCGGCGGGCCGCCGCCGGATTCGCGGGCCGCGAGCATGCGCGCCTTGGCCATCTCGCCGGCCTCGCCCTCGGGGAGCGGCAAGAGTTCGCGGCGGCTGAGGCGGATGCGGCCGAGCTGCACGTCGACGGAGATGACCTTCACCTCGACGACGTCGCCCTCCTTCATGATGTCGCTGGGGCGCTCAACGCGCTCGTGCGACATCTCGGACACGTGGAGGAGTCCCTCCTTGCCAGGCATGATTTCGACGAAGGCGCCGAAGTCTTCGAGCCGCGTGACCGGGCCCTTGTACGTCTGACCGACCTCGGCCTCGGCCGTGAGGCCGCGGATGATGTCGAGCGCCTTCTTGACCGCGTCGGAATCGGACGACGCGATGTTGACGGTGCCGTCGTCGTTCACGTCGATGGCGACGCCGGTCTGGTCGATGATGCCCTTGATGGTCTTGCCACCGGGGCCGATGATGATGCGGATCTGGTCCGGCTTGACCTTGACCGTCGTGATGCGCGGCGCGTGCTTCGACAGGTCGTTTCGGTGCGTCGCCAAGGTCTCGAGCATCTTGCCGAGGATGAAGAGGCGCGCCTCGCGGGCCTGGCTGAGGGCCGTCGTCATGATCTCGCGCGAGAGACCGGCGATCTTGATGTCCATCTGGATCGCGGTGATGCCCTTGGCTGTGCCGCAGACCTTGAAGTCCATGTCGCCGAGGTGGTCCTCGTCGCCGAGGATGTCGCTAAGGATCGCCGTGCGCGAACCGTCAGAGATCAGGCC contains the following coding sequences:
- a CDS encoding class I SAM-dependent methyltransferase is translated as MDRARVFFDIDPTWLVHHDRSLLVVDKPEGVPTQAADPAVPDDLVTRLKRHFEATHEDDYLGTHQRLDRDTSGLLLFTRRREANASIAAQFEGRTVGKRYVAAVSRWSERRKEVTLDDHLVRGDEGLMVVVPSGRRGAQRARTVVRVLERRGERALLELTLVTGRTHQARVQLAHAGFAIAGDVLYGGAPAPRLMLHARSLTVVHPDTKRPVAFESRVPADFALWLERGDLGEGIYDDDAALRRALARALIRRYGLARSAGPRATTAFRLVNEAGDGLPRLAIDAYAEHLVVQLYRDNDDGRDDGPWADKARRERVLDRVHELGFDGIYLKVRPRQANTLVDTRRDDLAPREPVRGTPAPVELVVLEEGMPVEVRLGDGLSTGVFLDQRANRRRIREMAASKSLLNLFSYTCGFTLAAVMGGATRTVSVDASTAALERGRQGLMRLGADLKAHTFVAEDAFAYLERAARKKETFDLVVLDPPSYSKSKKHRFVADSDYAKLAALALRVVSPGGALFASTNHRGIRRAKFRRMLLDAGRLAEIDVAQAKDLPDPSDYPTPPNVEPHLKCALVTRR
- a CDS encoding PQQ-like beta-propeller repeat protein, producing the protein MRSFEIFVAEDRETEVSPNDTHAAPASGSRPKRRGDGRDAREVLDVFVSGEDADGVRARVGSRHATAALRDLAVAAAALGKRDTGKTLVRFYDEPWELCLERFGDAASLSVYRAGPCPRVTVHDASVPFLDVIDALTAAVSGALAKEGHADALHFDLEQAALALASVDRSPRGTSMQPASVVTVDIDRDAPVALGCDFSVRPSTVPAAPEAARVERTDLHALLFRGRLRAEARGRAVELGEGHPFVFAERFLELAVASLHAWERGREHFVRQEGGGVLVGIRVAEGGTALLTLSAVAIRGDSGKSASYTFPALTVVDIVECAISFGRSLVRGVLRRDRSQCMNLRLGAFRRALRDAEAALREVYRDDMLLNKEPEPYRAFAERSRPAVSTADLAGTRLRYAPRWRALVPGIDLRATFLCGDRIVVGATLETFCLDRASGRILWRVPTVRGTAVVTPGGIARVVADGHIDVHDFGTGEVTLRARIRPRLGGPPAGTVVNAPGLPKLLVVTEGERHLVAIDLASGEPRWRYAWGRGGAPRLRRHGRLLYVASGDSALTAIDVQTGEVVWRVRSRLRFRSAPVLGNEVLFAVAGGMSSLAELWGIDPYSGEVRFRSAIAEGPANVEATPLAAGPLAVCTVRDRYGVRLVAFDRESGATAWRQDSTLAPVGTSWLTVDDLVIGNSPTGELIAVHGETGKIHYRHLLGRVMESDIPRRLEPVLRSGALFVPHTDVHVFRPADGAQLATIGPCDAIPDLLRVDERCDVYVAEESGHVASFAVGPRLSLVR
- the polX gene encoding DNA polymerase/3'-5' exonuclease PolX gives rise to the protein MDNDAVARALLELADVLELGGEAPFRVRAFRNGARAVEGLGESLVEALKSGGGALEGVPGIGDGVLRRVKELVSTGALRELEEARAKLPPGLTELINVPGMGIKTAQQMWHERGITTLDALEAAARAGELASLPRFGKKKEEKLLGAITAYRARASAPKRWPMAEALALAELLCERVRALPGVLACEYAGSLRRRRETVGDLDVLVAASEDATASIMDAWATMPEVAEILGKGDTKTTVVLKSGLQADLRVVPKESFGAALQYFTGSKDHNVAMRTLAVRRGLKVNEYGVYDTAGSAVAGDTEEGVYESLGLRWMTPELRENRGEIEAAKDGSLPRLVELADLRGDLHMHTKETDGAATIVEMALAAKAKGRSYIAVTDHSQALGIANGMTPERLREHVKRIRQAEEEAGFRILAGVEADILADGSLDLVQELGGLDWVVGSVHSKLDMPKDEMTKRIVRAIESGLIDCVGHITGRLLGGRDGSPMDLDAILEALARVGVAIELNASPLRLDISENGARMARERGVPVAINSDAHSTRELDHLRYGVGIARRAWLGPEHVLTTKTADELMAWRKSRRAN